The genomic window AGTGGGAAAATAAGAAAGACCACAAAAGAAGGTgagtggggtggtggtgactaGGACTAGAGGCAGGGAagccttcttcccccccccccaataAAAAAGGTCTGCCGCCACACGCCAGCATTGGTTCTTCCATGTGTCTGTCACACGGGCAAGTTGTTTGAAAGGGAGGTAATCTCTTAGCAAAGCACAGAGACATCCCTGCAACATGCATCAACGCAGCTAGTCGAACGCTTGACACCTGTGTTGCAACGAGCGTCTTacttccttttccttctctacGATGTTCATGTCGTGTGGAGCAATTGAACGCCATAAGCGTGGTGCAGGGGGACGATGAGGAAGGGCAAAGCCCTCTCGACCGTGTTGGCGTTGTTCATTCAGGATCATCCGCCATCACCGAACAAACAGATGGTGAAACCAAGCCGTACACGCCTACATATATAGCATGGGGAAATGGCAGAGTTCAAACGAAAAGGATGCAAATACGCATTTGAAGACGTGGCGTAGCCCCCAACCTCAGAGCGTCATTCctgagtgaagaggagaagcacacacccacaaaccCTGAGCACCATAGAACCCCCATTCTGGGGCACGCAGAACGGATTTGAGAACAAAAAAACGCGTGCATGTGACTAACTCTTTGCCTACCaccacccactcactcatTCGTCTCGTCACATCATCAAAAAGGCTCGCACTGTAACAAATAGGCAACAAGATACAggttcctctctctctctcttcaacCATAGCTGTCCTCGTCAGTACGCCCTAAGATCACCtttgcacgcacacactcactaACGCGCAGTCAGCTATCGCACCACGAGGATACCGAAGAGCatgagaaagaaaaagagcattGCGAACACCTTCAGAATGAGCCCGCGGTTGGAGCTCAGGTTCGTCAAGTATTGCATCAGTTCGTGGCTTCCGGCATTGACGTGACGTACAGCGCTGTCCACGTCCGTGTCAATCCgaagcaccacctcctcctgctcctggACAAGGCGCGTGAAATCATTGAAGAGTTCGCCGACCTCCTGCACGGCTGCCTCGATCTCCAGCACGGCATCCGCTCGCTGCTGGTAGTACTGCGTGTTGCCCGTTCCGGAAAGcagcagttgctgctgctgacgttgCTCCTGGTCCTGAAAAAGCGCACTCTCAAATGATTGCGGACGATCTGCTGT from Leishmania panamensis strain MHOM/PA/94/PSC-1 chromosome 32 sequence includes these protein-coding regions:
- a CDS encoding Qa-SNARE protein (TriTrypDB/GeneDB-style sysID: LpmP.32.0080), producing the protein MRLAQLANRQSVFDDQTAEVSELTQMVKSSLQRLHSDVGTLEELKRRSVESQKGVFKAKGDSRGIFGGSINHLRTSEKHSDTVVETLRSRLARTGQQFRTTLQHQSKSLKDKANRRHMFTTADRPQSFESALFQDQEQRQQQQLLLSGTGNTQYYQQRADAVLEIEAAVQEVGELFNDFTRLVQEQEEVVLRIDTDVDSAVRHVNAGSHELMQYLTNLSSNRGLILKVFAMLFFFLMLFGILVVR